The sequence CCTTGTCCTTGATCCGGTCGGGCCAGGACACGATCATCGGATTGCGGGTGCCGCCAAAGTGGCTCGCCACCTGCTTGGTCCACTGGAACGGCGTGTTCATCGCGTGGGCCCAGGATGACGGGAAGTGGTTGAAGTGTTTGGGGCCGCCGAGTTCGTCGATGGCCTTTAGGTTGTCTTCCCACTTCTCCGGAAACCCGTTGAAGAAGATGTTCTCGTTGAGCGACCCTTCCAGGCCACCCTCGGCGCTCGAACCGTTGTCGCCGGCGATGTAGATGATGATCGTGTTGTCGGCGTCGGGCAGGGCCTTCACTGCGTCGATCACCCGCCCCATGGCGGCATCGGCTTGCGCGCCATAAGCTGCGAACACTTCCATCATCCGGGCATAGAGCCGCTTCTGGTCGGCGTTGAGGCCGTCCCACGCGGGAAGGCCCTTTGACCGTTCGGTCAGCAAGGTGTCCTTGGGCACGACGCCGAGCTTCTTCTGCCGCTCCAGCGTCTGTTCGCGATAGGCATCCCAGCCCATGTCGAACTTGCCCTTGAACTGGTCGATCCACTCCTTGGGCGCCTGGTGAGGGGCGTGAGTGGCGCCCGGGGCGACGTAGAGGAAATAGGGCTTGTCAGGCGCGATGCTCTTGACCTTGCGCACCCACTTGATGGCCTTGTCGGCTAGGTCCTCGGTGAGATGATAGTCCGGGTCCTCGGACGCGGGCACCAGGTCGCGGTTTTCGAACAGCAGCGGGTGCCAGTGGTTCATGTCCCCCGCGTTGAAGCCGTAGAAATAGTCGAAGCCGAGGCCGTTGGCCCAGCGGTCATAGGGGCCGGAAGCGCTGGTCTCCCAGGTCGGGGTGTTGTGGTTCTTGCCGATCCAGGCGGTCATGTAGCCGTTCTGGCGCAGCACCTCGCCCACCGTGCCGCAGTTGCGCGGCAAGATGCAGGTATAGCCGTCATAGCCGGTCGCGCATTCGGTGATTCCCGCAAACGAGGTGGAATGATGGTTGCGCCCGGTGATCAGCGCGGCGCGCGTGGGGCTGCACAGTGCGGTGGTGTGGAAGTAGTTGTAGCGCAGCCCCTCCTTCGCCAGCCGGTCCATCGTCGGCGACGGTACGCCGCCACCGAAAGTCTCGAATTGCCCGAAGCCGACATCGTCGAGCAGGATCAGCACGATATTCGGCGCACCCTCGGGCGGTTGGATGGGCTGCGGAAAGGTTGCCGGGTCGGAGTCCTT comes from Altererythrobacter sp. Root672 and encodes:
- a CDS encoding arylsulfatase; the protein is MAAKTPEILPRPDFHFQGEVGRTFKDSDPATFPQPIQPPEGAPNIVLILLDDVGFGQFETFGGGVPSPTMDRLAKEGLRYNYFHTTALCSPTRAALITGRNHHSTSFAGITECATGYDGYTCILPRNCGTVGEVLRQNGYMTAWIGKNHNTPTWETSASGPYDRWANGLGFDYFYGFNAGDMNHWHPLLFENRDLVPASEDPDYHLTEDLADKAIKWVRKVKSIAPDKPYFLYVAPGATHAPHQAPKEWIDQFKGKFDMGWDAYREQTLERQKKLGVVPKDTLLTERSKGLPAWDGLNADQKRLYARMMEVFAAYGAQADAAMGRVIDAVKALPDADNTIIIYIAGDNGSSAEGGLEGSLNENIFFNGFPEKWEDNLKAIDELGGPKHFNHFPSSWAHAMNTPFQWTKQVASHFGGTRNPMIVSWPDRIKDKGGLRDQFLHVIDIVPTIYEVCGITQPSELNGIMQKPIEGLSFAHTFGDAKVPSKRKTQYFELAVNRGLYHEGWMASAPSFVPWDPKRDENWNPDTQVWELYKLDEDFSQAKDLASKHPDKLRELQDMWWVEAAKYSVLPLDWRGTIRMNAELMGRPNMVGDRTKATYYEGMVALPAAACLPMLNKSWTISAEIDVSDDRAEGMIVTQGGSEGGYGLYLRGGKPVFVYNFLGIERTTVVGDAPLGKGKHSVVVDFKYDGGGMGKGGAFTLKADGKSVATGRIERSVPVQFAIFEGLDIGIDNGSAVDWTYQMPFKFTGKIERVDVEVKPGK